In Miscanthus floridulus cultivar M001 chromosome 5, ASM1932011v1, whole genome shotgun sequence, one genomic interval encodes:
- the LOC136453445 gene encoding protein NUCLEAR FUSION DEFECTIVE 4-like, which produces MPSPSSAHWLSLVGSIWLQTINGPNADFPVYSSQLKDLKHITQVQLNFLAFASDAGKLFGWFSGVAALYLPLWLVAFVGAAFGLVGYGVQYLFLDSAGLRYWHLFLLTSLAGNGICWINTVCYLLCIRNFGSSSRVAVSLATSYLGLSAKVYTSLADSALPGLAASSKAKTYLLLNAVVPMLVTVVVAPSLRVVDLTSEASTDAAFLVMFAITIATGAWAVVWSIGSTSGKGLSSREHVIILGVLLATPVLIPLALRVRESLHKIRETKRENRIHDLGTDDADDEGAVVVIDVAAADAESNKEGDDVTAEKPQEEIGGLRLLRKLDFWLYFFSYMFSGTLGLVFLNNLGQIAESRRLGQTSTLVSLSSSFGFFGRLLPSFLDYYSAKSGYSISRTGSMASLMAPMSGAFFLLLNSSDLFLYLSTAVIGTCTGAITSVAVSATSELFGTENFGVNHNVVVSNIPVGSLCFGYFAAYLYQRGARGSTHQCIGAACYRETFVVWGATCAVGTLLCAVLYARSRSFAGKLAVRTPSCLARLANCLVVSS; this is translated from the exons ATGCCTTCCCCTTCCTCGGCTCACTGGCTGAGCCTCGTCGGGAGCATCTGGCTGCAGACCATCAACGGGCCCAACGCGGACTTCCCCGTCTACTCGTCGCAGCTCAAGGACCTGAAGCACATCACGCAGGTGCAGCTCAACTTCCTGGCCTTCGCGTCGGACGCGGGCAAGCTCTTCGGCTGGTTCTCCGGGGTGGCGGCGCTGTACCTGCCGCTGTGGCTGGTGGCCTTCGTCGGCGCCGCGTTCGGCCTCGTCGGCTACGGGGTCCAGTACCTGTTCCTCGACAGCGCGGGCCTCCGGTACTGGCACCTGTTCCTGCTCACCTCCCTGGCCGGGAACGGCATCTGCTGGATCAACACCGTCTGCTACCTCCTCTGCATCCGGAACTTCGGCTCCAGCAGCCGCGTCGCGGTGAGCCTCGCCACCAGCTACCTCGGCCTCAGCGCCAAGGTCTACACCAGCCTGGCGGATTCGGCACTACCCGGGCTGGCCGCCAGCTCCAAGGCCAAGACCTACCTCCTCCTCAATGCCGTCGTGCCGATGCTCGTCACCGTCGTGGTGGCGCCGTCGCTCAGGGTGGTGGACCTCACGAGCGAGGCGAGCACGGACGCGGCATTCCTAGTAATGTTCGCCATCACGATCGCCACGGGGGCCTGGGCCGTGGTCTGGAGCATCGGCTCCACGTCCGGCAAGGGGCTGTCGTCGAGGGAGCACGTGATCATCCTCGGCGTGCTGCTGGCCACCCCCGTGCTCATCCCGCTGGCGCTCAGGGTCCGGGAGAGCCTCCACAAGATAAGGGAAACCAAGCGGGAGAACAGGATCCACGACCTCGGCACCGACGACGCCGACGACGAGGGCGCTGTCGTCGTCATCGacgtggccgccgccgacgccgagaGTAATAAGGAGGGAGACGACGTGACGGCGGAGAAACCGCAGGAGGAGATCGGCGGCCTACGGCTGCTGAGGAAGCTGGACTTCTGGCTCTACTTCTTCAGCTACATGTTCAGTGGCACCCTGGGCCTGGTGTTCTTGAACAACCTGGGACAAATAGCGGAGTCGCGACGGCTCGGGCAGACTTCCACGCTCGTCTCGCTGTCGTCTTCGTTTGGATTCTTTGGCCGCCTGCTCCCGTCCTTCTTGGACTACTACTCCGCGAA GAGTGGCTACTCCATCTCACGGACGGGATCCATGGCGTCACTGATGGCGCCCATGTCCGGCgccttcttccttctcctcaaCTCGAGCGACCTGTTCCTGTACCTGAGCACGGCCGTGATCGGGACGTGCACGGGCGCCATCACGTCGGTGGCCGTGTCGGCGACGAGCGAGCTGTTCGGGACGGAGAACTTCGGCGTGAACCACAACGTGGTGGTGAGCAACATCCCCGTCGGCTCCCTCTGCTTCGGCTACTTCGCGGCCTACCTCTACCAGCGCGGGGCGCGGGGCAGCACGCACCAGTGCATCGGCGCCGCCTGCTACCGGGAGACGTTCGTGGTGTGGGGCGCCACCTGCGCCGTCGGCACGCTGCTCTGCGCCGTCCTCTACGCCCGGTCGCGCAGCTTCGCGGGGAAACTAGCAGTCAGGACACCATCATGCCTCGCCCGCTTAGCTAATTGCCTCGTCGTGTCGTCATAG